One genomic segment of Helianthus annuus cultivar XRQ/B chromosome 14, HanXRQr2.0-SUNRISE, whole genome shotgun sequence includes these proteins:
- the LOC110903897 gene encoding protein IMPAIRED IN BABA-INDUCED STERILITY 1 isoform X2, translating to MGCISSKHVANSPLPHSSLTLAHSSKNNHASPEKIKDETHDYDDNVISNHEDSADDDVHSNNKHSKKPSFTFSLRFGRSTVAEHVAAGWPAWLSAVAGEAIDGWIPLKSDTFERFEKIGQGTYSNVYRARDHKTGKMMALKKVRFDNFQPESVRFMAREITILRKLDHPNVMKLEGIITSRLSSNIYLVFEYMEHDLAGLISSPNIRFNDSQIKCYIRQLLKGVEHFHSRGILHRDIKTSNILVNNEGQLKIGDFGLANFVSSRQPLTSRVVTLWYRPPELFLGSTTYGTYVDMWSVGCVFAELFIGRPILKGRTEVEQLHKIFMLCGTPSNEYWSNPTLPLAKMSKPRHAYQSSLRERCRELPKSAVNLLDNLLSVEPEKRASATSALQSEYFYTKPYACDPASLPQYPPSKEIDAKLREDAHRNKPDGRLRASLTSRNLRKGRRTLLEQTEARRSAYFHGPGLADSNDTSSDISRTTDVSQADTVCTLPVLATTSDGTLGWSTKRRKHVSFVTPTSQDVRSIEPILEQNTTSDQDLPSVHHQKERIRYSGPMRIQPHRNNVRPGAPRSRFSRDTEL from the exons ATGGGTTGCATCAGCTCCAAACATGTTGCCAACTCCCCTCTTCCTCATTCTTCCCTAACCCTTGCTCATTCCTCTAAAAACAATCATGCTTCACCCGAAAAGATCAAAGACGAAACCCATGATTATGATGATAAtgtcatcagtaaccacgaggatTCCGCCGACGATGATGTTCATTCCAACAACAAGCACTCCAAAAAGCCTTCGTTTACGTTTAGCTTACGATTTGGAAGGTCCACTGTAGCGGAACATGTTGCCGCTGGTTGGCCCGCCTGGCTTAGTGCCGTCGCGGGTGAAGCCATTGATGGCTGGATTCCTCTAAAATCCGATACCTTCGAGAGGTTCGAAAAG ATTGGACAAGGAACATACAGCAATGTGTACCGTGCACGCGATCATAAAACCGGTAAAATGATGGCCTTGAAAAAAGTGCGATTCGACAATTTCCAGCCAGAAAGTGTGAGATTTATGGCTCGTGAAATCACAATTCTTCGCAAGCTTGATCATCCAAACGTCATGAAACTGGAGGGCATAATTACGTCGCGGTTATCATCCAACATTTACCTTGTTTTCGAGTACATGGAACATGATCTTGCAGGCCTCATATCATCCCCTAACATCAGGTTCAATGACTCCCAG ATCAAATGCTACATTCGGCAGTTGTTGAAAGGAGTTGAGCACTTTCACTCACGAGGAATTCTTCATCGAGACATCAAAACATCAAACATTTTGGTGAATAACGAGGGTCAATTAAAGATAGGCGATTTTGGTCTGGCAAATTTTGTGTCCAGTAGACAACCATTGACTAGCCGTGTTGTAACATTATGGTATCGTCCTCCTGAGCTTTTCTTAGGTTCCACAACCTATGGAACATATGTCGATATGTGGAGTGTGGGTTGTGTTTTTGCTGAACTTTTCATCGGTAGACCGATTCTCAAGGGAAGAACAGAAGTTGAACAATTGCACAAAATATTCATGCTTTGCGGCACACCATCAAACGAGTATTGGAGTAACCCAACACTTCCTCTTGCAAAAATGTCGAAACCCCGACATGCATACCAGAGCTCTCTTCGTGAAAGGTGTAGAGAACTCCCAAAATCTGCTGTTAATTTACTCGACAATCTTCTTTCTGTAGAACCTGAGAAACGTGCGAGTGCAACATCTGCTCTTCAATCCGAG TATTTCTATACGAAACCTTATGCTTGTGATCCTGCAAGCTTGCCCCAGTACCCGCCCAGCAAGGAGATCGATGCAAAACTTCGTGAAGATGCACACAG AAACAAACCTGATGGCAGACTTCGGGCATCTTTGACTtcaaggaatctgagaaaaggccGAAGAACTTTGCTGGAACAAACAGAG GCACGCCGGAGTGCTTATTTTCATGGACCTGGATTAGCTGACAGTAATGACACATCATCGGATATTTCCCGAACCACAGATGTATCTCAAGCTGACACCGTTTGCACGCTGCCAGTATTGGCGACTACATCGGATGGGACCCTCGGGTGGTCAACAAAACGACGAAAACACGTCAGTTTTGTGACCCCAACAAGTCAAGATGTACGGTCAATAGAGCCGATTCTTGAGCAAAATACAACAAGTGATCAAGATTTACCATCT GTTCATCATCAAAAAGAAAGGATACGATATTCAGGACCTATGAGAATTCAACCACATAGAAACAATGTACGGCCAGGTGCTCCTAGATCACGCTTTTCACGAG ATACAGAATTATGA
- the LOC110903897 gene encoding protein IMPAIRED IN BABA-INDUCED STERILITY 1 isoform X1 encodes MGCISSKHVANSPLPHSSLTLAHSSKNNHASPEKIKDETHDYDDNVISNHEDSADDDVHSNNKHSKKPSFTFSLRFGRSTVAEHVAAGWPAWLSAVAGEAIDGWIPLKSDTFERFEKIGQGTYSNVYRARDHKTGKMMALKKVRFDNFQPESVRFMAREITILRKLDHPNVMKLEGIITSRLSSNIYLVFEYMEHDLAGLISSPNIRFNDSQIKCYIRQLLKGVEHFHSRGILHRDIKTSNILVNNEGQLKIGDFGLANFVSSRQPLTSRVVTLWYRPPELFLGSTTYGTYVDMWSVGCVFAELFIGRPILKGRTEVEQLHKIFMLCGTPSNEYWSNPTLPLAKMSKPRHAYQSSLRERCRELPKSAVNLLDNLLSVEPEKRASATSALQSEYFYTKPYACDPASLPQYPPSKEIDAKLREDAHRNKPDGRLRASLTSRNLRKGRRTLLEQTEARRSAYFHGPGLADSNDTSSDISRTTDVSQADTVCTLPVLATTSDGTLGWSTKRRKHVSFVTPTSQDVRSIEPILEQNTTSDQDLPSVHHQKERIRYSGPMRIQPHRNNVRPGAPRSRFSRGTNNFL; translated from the exons ATGGGTTGCATCAGCTCCAAACATGTTGCCAACTCCCCTCTTCCTCATTCTTCCCTAACCCTTGCTCATTCCTCTAAAAACAATCATGCTTCACCCGAAAAGATCAAAGACGAAACCCATGATTATGATGATAAtgtcatcagtaaccacgaggatTCCGCCGACGATGATGTTCATTCCAACAACAAGCACTCCAAAAAGCCTTCGTTTACGTTTAGCTTACGATTTGGAAGGTCCACTGTAGCGGAACATGTTGCCGCTGGTTGGCCCGCCTGGCTTAGTGCCGTCGCGGGTGAAGCCATTGATGGCTGGATTCCTCTAAAATCCGATACCTTCGAGAGGTTCGAAAAG ATTGGACAAGGAACATACAGCAATGTGTACCGTGCACGCGATCATAAAACCGGTAAAATGATGGCCTTGAAAAAAGTGCGATTCGACAATTTCCAGCCAGAAAGTGTGAGATTTATGGCTCGTGAAATCACAATTCTTCGCAAGCTTGATCATCCAAACGTCATGAAACTGGAGGGCATAATTACGTCGCGGTTATCATCCAACATTTACCTTGTTTTCGAGTACATGGAACATGATCTTGCAGGCCTCATATCATCCCCTAACATCAGGTTCAATGACTCCCAG ATCAAATGCTACATTCGGCAGTTGTTGAAAGGAGTTGAGCACTTTCACTCACGAGGAATTCTTCATCGAGACATCAAAACATCAAACATTTTGGTGAATAACGAGGGTCAATTAAAGATAGGCGATTTTGGTCTGGCAAATTTTGTGTCCAGTAGACAACCATTGACTAGCCGTGTTGTAACATTATGGTATCGTCCTCCTGAGCTTTTCTTAGGTTCCACAACCTATGGAACATATGTCGATATGTGGAGTGTGGGTTGTGTTTTTGCTGAACTTTTCATCGGTAGACCGATTCTCAAGGGAAGAACAGAAGTTGAACAATTGCACAAAATATTCATGCTTTGCGGCACACCATCAAACGAGTATTGGAGTAACCCAACACTTCCTCTTGCAAAAATGTCGAAACCCCGACATGCATACCAGAGCTCTCTTCGTGAAAGGTGTAGAGAACTCCCAAAATCTGCTGTTAATTTACTCGACAATCTTCTTTCTGTAGAACCTGAGAAACGTGCGAGTGCAACATCTGCTCTTCAATCCGAG TATTTCTATACGAAACCTTATGCTTGTGATCCTGCAAGCTTGCCCCAGTACCCGCCCAGCAAGGAGATCGATGCAAAACTTCGTGAAGATGCACACAG AAACAAACCTGATGGCAGACTTCGGGCATCTTTGACTtcaaggaatctgagaaaaggccGAAGAACTTTGCTGGAACAAACAGAG GCACGCCGGAGTGCTTATTTTCATGGACCTGGATTAGCTGACAGTAATGACACATCATCGGATATTTCCCGAACCACAGATGTATCTCAAGCTGACACCGTTTGCACGCTGCCAGTATTGGCGACTACATCGGATGGGACCCTCGGGTGGTCAACAAAACGACGAAAACACGTCAGTTTTGTGACCCCAACAAGTCAAGATGTACGGTCAATAGAGCCGATTCTTGAGCAAAATACAACAAGTGATCAAGATTTACCATCT GTTCATCATCAAAAAGAAAGGATACGATATTCAGGACCTATGAGAATTCAACCACATAGAAACAATGTACGGCCAGGTGCTCCTAGATCACGCTTTTCACGAGGTACAAACAATTTCCTTTAG
- the LOC110903898 gene encoding chorismate mutase 1, chloroplastic, whose amino-acid sequence MEAKLLNFQLSPAIFRSNSWRFPVQIAPPLSKNCNFQTPISGFSKNRVQSVQASASLGIKNAARIDESEIYTLDGIRSSLIRQEDSIILSLVERAQYCYNGDSYDPKAFFMDGFQGSLVEFMVQETEKIHAKMGRYKSPDEHPFFPNDLPEPMLPPLEYPQVLHPSADSININSKIWDLYFKDLLPRLVKKGTDGNCGSAATCDTICLQVLSKRIHYGKFVAEAKFRASPNDYEAAIRAQDSNKLMDLLTYPAVEEAVQRRVETKAKAYAQVVDDGAAEVEPEPVYKINPSLVADIYGEWIMPLTKEVQVEYLLRRLD is encoded by the exons ATGGAGGCCAAGCTATTGAATTTCCAACTGTCTCCTGCCATTTTTCGTTCAAACTCTTGGAGGTTTCCGGTCCAAATTGCCCCTCCATTGTCGAAAAATTGCAACTTTCAGACACCCATTTCTGGGTTTTCAAAGAATCGGGTCCAATCTGTTCAGGCTTCTGCCTCCCTCGG AATAAAGAATGCAGCTAGAATAGATGAGAGCGAGATTTACACTCTTGACGGTATAAGAAGTTCTTTAATTCGACAAGAGGATAGCATAATACTCAGCCTTGTCGAAAGAGCTCAATATTGTTACAATGGCGATTCGTATGACCCTAAAGCTTTCTTCATGGATGGCTTCCAGGGTTCATTAGTTGAATTTATGGTCCAAGAGACCGAAAAGATTCACGCTAAG ATGGGAAGATACAAGAGCCCTGATGAACATCCGTTTTTCCCAAACGACTTGCCTGAACCTATGTTGCCCCCTTTAGAGTACCCACAG GTGTTGCATCCTAGTGCTGATTCGATCAATATCAACAGTAAAATATGGGATTTGTACTTTAAAGATCTTCTACCTAGACTGGTCAAGAAAGGAACTGATGGTAATTGTGGATCAGCAGCAACATGTGACACAATCTGCTTGCAA GTTCTCTCTAAACGAATCCACTATGGTAAATTTGTGGCAGAAGCAAAGTTTAGAGCTTCACCAAATGATTATGAAGCTGCCATTAGAGCACAA GATAGTAACAAACTGATGGATTTGTTGACATATCCGGCTGTAGAGGAGGCAGTCCAGAGAAGGGTTGAAACAAAAGCAAAGGCTTACGCGCAAGTGGTCGATGATGGGGCCGCGGAAGTTGAACCAGAGCCCGTGTACAAAATTAACCCGAGTTTAGTTGCTGATATTTATGGGGAGTGGATTATGCCTTTGACTAAGGAAGTTCAGGTTGAGTATTTGCTAAGAAGACTTGATTAA